In Armatimonadota bacterium, the sequence CTCGCCGGCGGCGACGGCGAACAACACGATCCCAAAGACCACGCCGAGGGCGGTCAAAAACGGCCGGTGCAGCGCGCCCTCGGCCGCCGGGGGACGGGTCGGCGCGGAATATCCCGCGGCTTCGATCGCTCGGCGCACGGCCGCCGGCGAGACGCGCGCCGGATCCAGCCGGACGACGGCCTTGCCCGCTCCCAAGAGGACGCGGACGGACTCGACGCCGGGCAGCTCCTCCACGGCCCGCCGGACGTGTGCGGCGCACTCGCCACAATCCATGCCCGACACGGGGATCTCGATCGTGTGGGTTCGCCCCACCCCTTGTCACCTCCGCGAGATGTGGCGCGGCGGGGTGTTTGCGGCGTAGCGCGTGCACTCATAGACGCCGCGGGCGACTTCGGCCAGCACCTCGTCGGCCGTCCGGAGTAGAGTCTCGACCCGGCGCTCGGCCAGCCGGTACCGGGTATGCCGGCCGCGGGGCTCCCGCACGACCAAACCGCAGTCACGCAGGCAGGCCAGGTGGTTCGATACGTTCGACTGACCCAGTCCGGTTAGACCGACGAGCTCGGTCACGGTCAGTGGCCCGGCGCGCAGCGCCTCGAGGATCGCCAGGCGCGACGGATCGGCAAACCCCCGAAACAACTTCGCCTTCAGGCCGACGGCCTGCGGCTGGGCGATCATGAGCATGACCTGACTCCTTATATTATTAGATCTAAATGTAATGATATTACATGACATGCTTGCAGTCCACACCCGCCCACCGCCCTCGCCAAGCATGTGCGGGCAGCGTCGGGAGCGTCCCCACGCGCCGGTAGAGTCTCGGCGGGTATCAGGAGGATCGGCGCGGCGGTGACGACGGGTACCGCTGGGGGCCTTAATGTGCCTCGCCCCTTGGGAATGACGGACTGCGCAGCGTGACCCCGCAGGGGGAGGAGCAGAAACGGCGATCGTCCACACGGTGGACGCGGCGGGTCTAGGCCCTGGCCGTCCCCTTGATCTCCAGGTACTTGTTGATGACGGCGATCGAGAGCGCCTCCGGCGGGCGGTCGACGACCGGGATGCCGCGAGAGTGGAGTAAGGCCACCGCGCGGTCGCGCTGCCGCAGCGCGGAGGCCGCTAGGGCCTTCTCGTACGCCTCGACTGCATCCTTGGGCAGGCGGTGCCCGAGGGCGACCATCGGCGGATCTTGCACCATGACGCAGACCACCTGGTGGCGCGCAGCCAGACGCACGAGCGGCCGCAGGATCGTCTGCGAAGCCTCGGGGTCGATCAGTTCGGTGAAGACCACGACCAGCGAGCGCTGGCGGTTTCGGACCCACAGGTCTGTCAGCGCGTGCTCGTAGTCCGGCTCGACGCGTTCGGGTTGCAGGTCGTAGATCGCTCGTAGGATGCGACCCACCTGGGAGCGCCCCCTGCGGGGCGGAACGTAGATGGCCCGGCGGGGCCCGAACGCGAGCAGGCCCACCTTGTCGCCGTTGTCGGCGGCGACCTGCCCGACGAGGACCGCCGCATTGATCACCAGGTCCAGCTTGCGCACGTCGCCGATCCACGACGCCATCAGCCTCCCGGTCTCCAGGACCAGGATCACGTTGCGGCTGCGCTCGATGTCGTACTCGTTGGTCATGGGCCGCCCGCGCCGCGCGGTCGCCTTCCAGTTGATGCGGCGCACGTCGTCCCCGGCGACGTACTCGCGCACCGACTCGAACTCGGTGCCGGTGCCGAAACGGCGCGCGGCGCGCAATCCGATCTCTGCCAGCCGGTTCCGGCGGCTGAGCAGTTCGTACTTACGCAGCTCCCACAGGTTGGGGTAGACGCGCACGGACCGGGAGGCTGACACACGGCCGGTCTTCTGTAGGAGTCCGAGCGTGCCCCACAACCGGAAGTGGATGTCGCCGAAGCGGTATGCGCCCCTGCGCCTGGGTCGAACGGTGTAGGCGACCTCCCCGCTGGTCCCGGGCGCCAGGTGCAACGTCGGCTGCGTCGCCGATGCCTCGAACTCGTGCGGGAATTCGTCGCGCACCACCAGGCGGACGGGCCTGCTGGCGCGGTTCGTTGCGGTCAGCACGACGCGGTTGGCCGCGCCGTTGGACAGCACCGACGGCACGGTGCGCCGCACTGCGACCTGCTGGGGCCGGGGCGGCAGGAGCGCGTCGACGATCACGAGTAGGGCGAGGGCGGTGTTGTAGGCGGCCAGCACGCCGATCCCCGTCCCCTCGGGCGCGATCCACACGGCCGCGGCACCCGCGGCGGCGAGGGCCACCAGACGGGCAGAGGGGATCATCCGGCTCCCTCACGCATCCGTCGTCGACGTCGGGGGATGGCACGCACCGCTATCGGGGAACGGGCACGGCCTCGACGACCTCCCGGATGGCCATGTCGGGTGTTATGCCCTCGATCTCCGACTCGGGGCGGAGCAGGATCCTGTGGCGCAGCACCGGGTAGGCCAGCTGCTTGACGTCGTCGGGGATCACGAAGTCCCTGCCCCGTAGGGCTGCCAGCGCCTTGCTGCAGACGAGCAGGTTGGCTGCCGCGCGCGGGCTCGCCCCCAACAGGATCGTCGGCGAAGTCCGCGTGCGGGCGGCGATCTGCCCGACGTAGGCGATCAGCTGGGGCGCAACCGTCACCTCCTGAACCGCGCCCTGCAGTTCGGCGATCGCGGCTCGCGGCAGCACCGGGCGAAGCGAGGACTCGACGATCCGGTGCGGGTCGAAGCCGGCGTGAAAGCGGTTGAGGATCTCCACCTCCTCGTCGGGGTCGGGGTAGGGGACGACGACCTTGAGCAGGAAGCGGTCCAGCTGCGCCTCCGGCAGGGGGTAGGTCCCCTCGTACTCGACCGGGTTCTGCGTGGCCAGCACCATGAAGGGTTCCGGCAGCGCGTGGCGCCGGCCGTCGATCGTGACCTGCCGCTCCTCCATCGCCTCCAGCAGGGCCGACTGCGTCTTGGGCGGCGTGCGGTTGATCTCGTCCGCCAGCAGGACGTTCGTGAAGACGGGTCCGCGGCGGAGGTGGAACGTGCCCTCCGTGACGGAGAACACGCTCGTGCCCACGACGTCGGCGGGCATGAGATCGGGCGTGAGCTGGATCCGGGCGAACTCGCAGTCCAGCGTCCGGGCAAGTGCTTTGGCGAGCAGGGTCTTGGCGACGCCCGGTACGCCCTCCAACAACACGTGCCCGCGGCTGAGCAGCGCCACGAGGAGCAGGTCAACCACCTCGCGCTGTCCGACCACCGCCTTGGCGAGTTCGTCGGCGATGCGACGTGCCGTCTGTGCGATGCGCTCGAACATTCCGGACTCCACGATAGGTCGTCAGCGGTTCTCCGTCAGTGTTCGCGGCTTCGTGCTCTGGGATCTCCGGACGTAGGGTACCGCGCCCTCTCCCAGGATCTGCCTGCGCAGCTTCTCTAGGGTGGCTGCGAACTCCACGAGGTCGGCGTCGGACCGCACCCCGGCTTCCAGCACCTGCAGCGCGCGGCGGAACCCCCCTCGGTCGCGTTCGGACAGGCGGGACGCGATGACCTCGGGTCCGGATGCGGCGCTCAGCCCGAGTCTGGGCGCCACCTCCCGGCGCCAGTGGTCCCACAGCGCAGTGGCGGCGGCACGGCGCGCTCCGGCACGGCGATACAGGCTGGCCATGGAGTGCACGTACTCGACCGCGTAGCGGGTGCGCTCCGGCTCAGGCAGCGGCACCGGAGGCCCCAGGTGGGACCCGGCCGACAGTGCGAGCAGCGCGGCCGCGAGGGCGACCTGCACCAGGCCCCAACCCACGTTGCCTCCGAGCAGGCGCGACCAAGGGCTGCGCGGCTGGCCTCCGAAGCCGTGGACCACCTCGTCGAACGCGACCGCTCGCCCGTCTGCGTAACGGAAGAGCAGGTTGGCGGCCAGGACTGCGTTGTCTTCGGCGGCCAGGTGGCGGTTGGTGAACAGGTGGCTGTCGGCGATCACAACGACCCGGCCGGCCCCCAGACGGTGCTCGGTGATCAGCGGACCCGCTGAATCGGCCAGCAGCACCGTCCCCGGCCGCCCGCGCACGCCCGTGGTGACCCAGACCCGGCGCACGTCGCGCGCCACGTCGGGTGTGCCCCACACCTGGCGGACACGACCGGCCGGCGGTGCCAGCGCAGCCGCCCGCCGGTTGGAGGGTTCGCCGAGGAAGGGCGCCTGGTCGGGGTGTCCCTGGTAGATCAGCGTCCCACCGCTGCGCACCCAACGCGCGATCGCCGGATCACGCGAGGGGACGGTCGCCGGCGTCGTCCACAGTACGGCGATGCGCGGCGCGAGCTCGTCGTAGGGATCGCGCCAGGCGAACGCGCGGATGCCCATGCGCTGGGCCAGCAACAGCACAGCGCGCATACCGCTTTCGGTGCTGTTGAACGTGCTGAAGGGTACAGGCGCCTGCACGGGCGGGCGCTGCTGCACGATGCGGGCGTTCAGCCACCACAGGGCGGCCAGGGCTCCTGCCACCAGGAGCATCTGCGCGATCCCGATCTTCTGACGTATGGTCATGCCGCAGCCTGTGCACGTTCGACCGCGTCGCACAACCGGTCCGCCTGCGCGTACGTCTCCGGCCCGGCCTGCGCCATGCCGTACCACACACGCTCGAACACCGTCGTCGCCTCCCACAGCGGCGCGCCGACCGGTTCTGTCCGCAACACCGCCACCGCCTCCCAGTTCGTCCGCGCCGGACAGGGCGGCAGCGCACCTCGTCGCTCCAGTTCCGCCAGCATGGCGCGGTAGCGCGCCCGTACGGCGTCCCGGTAACGTCCCGCCGCAGCGAGCGCCGCCGCGGCGGCCCGGGCGACCTCCGGGTCACCGTCCTCGGTTTCAGGTTGGGGCGAGGTATGCGCCGCGCGCGACCTGTGGGCCATCCGAATGTGCGTGCGGCGGAGCAGCAATGCGACGGCGACCACCGAGAGCAACGCGACCACCACCGCCGCCGCGCCGCCGGCGGACAGCCCGCCGGTGGGCAAGACGATCGTGTCCCACCACCGCGCGACCTGCTCGAGCAGCTGCTGCCACAGACTCTGGACCGGGTCGGGCCGCAGCCCCTCCACTGCTTCGGCGGCCCAGCGCCGGATCTGGTCCGCAGCGGGGCGCGCCGCAGCCGCCACCGCGATCACCCTGCCACCTCGGGCGCCCCCCGCCGCAGGTCCCGCGCGAGGATCTGCAGATCCAAGCCTTCCTTGCGCACGCGCAGGTCGTAGTACAGCAGTGTCATCCCCGCCATCCGCATGGGCTCCAGCACGACGCCGATCAGCGCGTACAGCAGCTGTCCTGCCCCGGCGACGTCCTCCGTCCGCACGCCCACTGCGGCGAACCGCAGCGCCAGCGTGCCCACGGCGACGGCTGCGACCTGTACGACGGAGATCAGCAGCGACAGCAGCAGCAGGATGGCGAACGCCTTCCAGCCGAAACCCGCGGTCAGCCGCCAGGACCGCTGCAGGGATGCCACCGCACCCAGACGTTCGACGACGACCGCCTGCGGAAACAGTTGCCAGCGCACGTAGATCAGCACGATCGCCACCAGCGCGGCCGCGGCCGCCAGCGCGGCGATCGCGACGGCGCCCGGCAGAAAGCCGGGTACGAGCGCACCGGCCGCCATCGGCGCGACGAACAGCAGCACGGTCGTGCCGAGGATCGCGCTCACCGACAGCACGAGCAAAAAGACGACCGCCAGCAGCGTGGTGGCGTGTCCCAGCATCCGGCGCAGGGCGTCGCCGACCCGCACGGTGCGGCCGAGCACGTGTTCGCTGGCGGCGTAGGCGAGCATCCCGGACCCGAGCGGGTAGGCGGTGAAGAAGAACAACAGGGACGACAACCCGCCCGCTTGCGATGCGATCTCCGGCAGGTTCACGCGCGGTGACAGGGTGCCGACCAACAGGTAGACGAGGACGTAAAACGGCAGGTAGACGGCCGCGGTCATCAACACGAACGGGACAAAATTGTCACGATACAGACGCACCGCACCGTCGAGGATCTCTCCGATCCGCAGCGGCCGCAGATGCATTCATCACCTCTTCACGGGGGATGTTCAACAGTAGTGATATCGCCTCGGGCAGAGTGGGCATCTCGCCCGGGCCCGTGAGATGATGCAATTGTGTGAGGTGGATGGATCCCATGTCTACGACACCGTACCGAGTCTACACACCGCCGCCGCCGGAGGCACCGCCCCCGCCCCCTCCGCCCAGGCGCGGGATGGGATCGGGGACCGTCGTCCTGATCGTGCTGCTGTCCCTCGTCGGGGGTGCCCTCGGTGGCTACTTCGCCCCCCGGGCGCTCCCGCAGGCCCCACCGCAGTGGTCGCCCGGTCAACCCGCCTCGCCTGTGACGCCCGGCGCCGGTGTTACGCGCGTCGAGCGCGAGGAGTCGGTCGTCATCCGGGTGGTCGAGCAGGTGCGGCCCGCGGTGGTGAACATCCGAACCGTGGCGGTCACGCCCGACTTCTTCGGCCAGCTCTTCCCGCGGCAGGGTGCCGGCTCCGGCGTCATCGTCAGCCCGGACGGCTACATCCTCACGAACGACCACGTCGTCCGCGGCGCGCGGGAGATCAAGGTCACGCTGCTCAACGGCCGGACGCTCGACGGGCGGATCGTGGGGACCGATCCCCTGTCCGACCTCGCCGTGCTCAAAGTCGACAGCCAGGACAGGCTGCCGGCCGCCGAGCTGGGCGATTCGCAGGCCCTCAAGGTTGGCCAGATGGCCATCGCCATCGGCAACCCGTTCGGTCTGGGCAGCACGGTGACGGTCGGCGTGGTCAGCGCCCTGAACCGCACGATCCGCGACCCCGCCAGCGGGGTCTCGCTGGACAACCTGATCCAGACGGACGCGCCCATCAACCCCGGCAACAGCGGAGGTCCGCTGGTCAACAGCGCCGGCCAGGTGATCGGCATCAACACCGCGATCATCCCGCAGGCGCAGGGGATCGGCTTTGCGATCCCTTCGTCGGTCGCCCGCACGATCATGGATCAGCTGATCCGCACCGGAACGGTGCAGCGCCCGTTTTTCGGCATCGCCTACATCGAGATCACCCCCGAGGTCGCCTCCGCTTACGGGCTCGCCGCAGACCACGGCGTGCTCGTGCAGCAGGTCGTGCCCGGCAGTGGGGCGGAGCGGGCCGGCATCCGTCCGCTGGACATCCTCGTGGAACTGGACGGACGGAAGATCGAGCGCGGTGCCGACTTCCAGGGAGAGATCTTCAACCGCAAGGTGGGCGACACCGTCCGGGTCACCGTCCTGCGCGGTGGGCAGCGCCTGTCGCTCGACGTGACGCTCGGCCAGCGGCCGCCCCAGTGAGGGGACGCGCCATCGAGGGTCGGCGGCCCGCCGTCTGCGGCTACAGGAGCCGGATCGCCCCGATCCGCTCGCGGTCGGTCACGTAGACGCTGTCCACGAAGCGGATCTCGCCGCTGGCCGCAGTCATGACCAGCGTGTGGGTGCGCATGCCGCCGGCGAAGTACAGGACGCCCTTGAACAGGTCGCCGTCGGTGATCCCGGTGCACGAGAAGATCACGTTGCGCCCGGGGACCAGGTCCTCGGTGAAAAAGACCCGATCGGGGTCGGAGATCCCCATGCAGCGCACCCGCTCGCGCTCTTCGTCGCTGCGGAACCAGAAGCGGCCCTGGATCTCCCCACCCAGGCAGCGCAGGGCCGCCGCCGCCAGCACGCCTTCGGGCGCACCGCCCACTCCCATGACAGCGTGCACGCCGGTGCCCGAGACAGCCGCCGCGATCGCGGCCGAGACGTCTCCGTCGGAGATCAACCGGATCCGCGCACCGGCGTCCCGTACCTGCTGGATCAGCTCGGCGTGCCGCGGCCGATCGAGGATCACGACCGTGATGTCGTGGACCGAGCGACGCAACGACGAGGCGATCGTGTTCAGGTTCCGCGCGACCGGCCAACGGAGGTCCACGCGGCCTGCGGAGGACGGGCCGACGATGAGTTTCTCCATGTAGATGTCGGGCGCGTACAGGATCCCGCCCCGCTCGCTGACGGCGATGACGGAGATCGCGTTGGGCAGCCCCTTGGCCACCAGGTTCGTCCCTTCGAGGGGGTCGACTGCGATGTCGACCTCGGAACCGTTGCCCGCGCCGACCTCCTCGCCGATGTAGAGCATGGGCGCCTCGTCGCGCTCGCCCTCACCGATCACGATGCGCCCGCGGATGTCCAGCTCGGACATCGCCGACCGCATCGCCTGCACCGCGGCCGCGTCGGCGGCCTCGTTGTCACCCTTGCCCATCAACCGGGCGGCCGCCAGCGCTGCGGCCTCGGTAACCTTTACGAAGTCGAGCATCAATGCCCTTTCCATGAGGCGCCCCCCTGACCGTCAGCGGTCCTCTTTGGTATTCGACGGAGCGCGGTGGCTTCCCGCCGGGCCGGTGGCTACATCATCTCCGGTGCAGGGACTCCGAGCAGGTCCAGTCCGGTGCGCAGGACGTCGCGCACCTGACGGGTGAGAGCGAGGCGCGCGCCGCGCAACCCGGGCGGCGCGTGGATCACCGAGGTGGCCGAGCTCCCGTCGGGGTTGCGGGCGTTGTAGTAGGCGTTCCAGGCGGCGCTGAGGTCGAGCAGATACTGGGCGAGGATGTGCGGCGTGCGTTCTGCGGCCGACGAGAGCACCGCTTCGGGGAACCCCAGCAACGCCTTCGCCAGCCCGACTTCGTACGACGTCACGAGGTCGTAGTCGGGGGCTTCTGTCGACAGCCCCGCGTCGGCGGCCTTTCGGAGGATCGAGTCGGCGCGGGCATGCGCGTACTGCACGTACGGCCCGGAGTCACCGTCGAACGACAGCGCCTGCTCCCAACGGAAGTCGATCTGCCGTCGTGGCTCCGTCTTGACCATCGCAAACCGCAGCGCACCGATGCCGACTGTCTCGGCCACGCCGTCGGGGTCGGGATGGTCAGGGTTTTTCTCGGCAACCACGGTTCGAGCCCGTCGGACCGCCTCCGCGACGAGGTCGTCGACCGAGATCGTATGCCCCCGTCGACCGGAGATGCGCCTGCCCTCCAGCGTCACCGTCTCGTAGGCGAGGTGGTGGGCGCGCTGGGCCAGATCGGGACGGCCGGCCACCGCGAGCGCGGTGCGGACGACGAGCTGCGGATAGCTCTGGGTCACGTCGATGACGTTGATCGTCTCGTCGCAGCCGCCGAACGGCATGTCCGGCTTGCCCTCGGGCACCGTCGTGTACAGCGGCCTTCCCGACGGCTGCGTGTCGAACCGCGCGTAGGCCAAGCCTCCCAGCAACCCCATCTTCCAAAACTGGAACGCGATGTCCTTGGCCGGATACGTTGCGGTCCCGTCGGACCTCAGCAGTACGAGGTAGGGGTCTTCCAGCCCTGCCACGAACGGGGAGGTGTCCATCACCAGCGCGCCGGCGTACTTGCCCTCGGTGGGCCGGAAGACGTGCGGGTTGCGTTCCAGCAGGGCGATCGCCTGGTGCAGGAGCCCGCTGCGGACGATGTCGGACTCCCACACGAGCAGGTCGTACTCGGCGCCCAGGCGCCATATCGTCTGCAGTTGCGCCCGGAGGATCCGCTCGACCTCCCCGCGCAGTTCACCCGACTCCAGACGGTGGATCGTCTGGCGGATCCCCGGTTCCAGCTCGGCGAGGCGTGCTGCGTCCTCCATGTCGCGGTGCAACCGGACGTAGGCTTCGCCCACCCAGTGGTCGTACTTGCGGGTCCCGTCGTGGCGCAGTCCGTAGTGGCGGACGGCGAACAGCGACTCGGCGACCTGCCGACCGGTGTCGTCGATATAGTTCGTGACCTCGACGCGGTGGCCGGCGTAGGCCAGGATGCGGGCGATCGCGTCACCCAGCGCCACGTTGCGCAGGTGGCCCACATGCAGCTCCTTGTTAGGGTTGACCGAGGAGTGCTCGACCATGACCTTGCCGGGCCGGTGCGGGAATGGCTCCAGCGGTCGCGCTGCGGCTTGCGTGAGGTGGCCGGGTTCGAACGTGAAGTTCAGGTAGCCCCCGGCGGCCTCGACGCGGCGCACGCCGTGCGGGGGCTCGATCGCGGAGGCGAGTTCGGCCGCGATCTGTGCCGGTGGTCGGCGCAGCATCCTGGCGAGGGTGAAAGCGACCGGCGTGCCGTAGTCTCCGGGTCGCTCGGGGGGTGTGGGCTGGAGTCGGATCTCGACGGACGCATCCGCGCCGATCGCCGCGACCGCACGCCGGATCGCTTGTCGGAGGTCGGCCTGCACGTCGTGCATACCCAGGATCGTAGCAGACGGGACGGCCGCGCCGTACCGAGACAGTGCCCGCCGGGGTGGGGATGTTATAATGCGACCGTGGCGATGGCCCGCGAGTTTTTGGACAAGGTCGTCCGGTCGGTCAAGGAGGGGGCGACCTCGGTGGCGCGCGAGTCGGAGAGGCTCGCGCGCATGGCGCGCGTGCGGCTGGAGATCGGAAACCTGCAGGCCAAGCTGAACAGCCACTATGAAGAGATCGGCCGTCTGGTGCACGCGCGGTTCCGGTCTGGGTCGCTCGCCGATCCCGATCTCGCCGGGCTGTGCGCGCAGGCCGAGGACGTCGACCGGCAGATCCAGCGCCTTGAGCACGAACTCGGAGAGCTCCGGGCTTCGGAGGGCAAGCCCGAGGCGCAGGCTGCCGACGCTGCAACCGAGTCGCGCGAGGACTGACCGCTCGCGGCCCGCTCGATCCCCCAGTCGCGACGTTTCGAAACCCAGGAGGACCGTGGAAGCGATGAAGCGTCTTGCCGTTCGCACGCTAGTAGCCCTGCTGGTCACCGCGCTCGCGGGAGCAGCGGTGGCTGCACAGATCTACACCGACGTCGCCGGCCGGCCTGAGCAGCGGATGCTCGAGAAACTGGCGGCCCGGGGTGTCTTCGAGATCCCCCAGGACCGACGGTTCCGCCCTGACGACAAGATCAACCGGCTGGACTTCGTCCTGGCGCTGGGCCGTGCGGTGGGCCTGCGGGAAGGTGGAGGCACGCTGCCGGAGTACCGGGACCTGAACGAGATCCCCGCGGCGGCCCGCGGGATGCTGGCGGCGCTCGTCCATTCCGGGACGGTGAACCAGACCACCGCGGTGCGGCGCACGCAGGAGATCGAGGTCATCATGGAGACCGACAAGGGTACCTATGGCCCGGGAGAGAACATCCGCCTGCGGCTGTGGGTGCGCAACACGTCGGGCCGGGCGGTCGAGCTGGAGTTTCCGACCTCGCAGCAGTTCGACTTCATCATCCGCAACCAGGCCGGCGCGGAGGTCGCCCGCTGGTCGCTGGGCCAGCAGTTCACGACGCAGGGGTTGCGGCTGACGGTGCAGCCCAACCAGCGGGTCCTAGTGGGCGAGACAGCGGGGTGGCGGCAGCTGGATCAGAACGACCGGCCCGTCCCACCCGGACGCTACGAGATCATCGGCGTGGTGACCTCCCGGCCCCAGCTCGCGCCGGTGACGATCTTCTACACGAAGGGGTTCGTTTCTGCATTTCCGGACAACACCTTCCGTCCGCGCGCCGACATCTCGCGCGCTGAGGTCGCCGAGTACGCGATCCGGGCTTCGGGGCTGGAGCAGGAGGCGATGGCCAAGCGCGGCAGCACCATCCAGGCCGCCGACGCCGCCGACGTGAAGGCCGAGCACCGGGGCTACGTGGCTTTGGGGATCGAGCGCAGGATGCTGGCGCTGGCCAACAACCGGGTGCGGCCCAACGAGCCGGCCACGCGCCTGGACGCCGCGGTCGCCCTCGACGTCGTGATGGAGGTGCTGGGCCGCTACAACTTCATCAAGGGACGGCTGCGCGCCATCCAGCCCGGCAACCCGGCCATCCTGTCGATCTCCGAGGGGGCCACCATCCGCAACTTTCGACTCTCGCCGGTCCTCGCCGTCTATCGCAACGACCGGCCGGCGCAGCTGGGCGACTTGAAACCGAACGACGAATTGGCGATGCTGGTGCAGGGAGACGTCGGGGACGTGACGTATATCGAGGCGAAGGGTCCGTAGGCGATGAAGTTCTTCCTGGACACCGCCAACGTCGAACAGGTCCGCACGGCGGCCTCGTGGGGCATCCTGGACGGTGTGACGACCAACCCCACGCTCGTCGCCCGGGAAGGGCGGGAGCACAGGGCTTTGATCCAGGAGATCGCGCGCTACGTGCGGGGGCCGATCAGCGTGGAAACCACGAGCCTCGACGCCGAGGGCATGGTCCGGGAGGCAGAGGAGTTCGTGGGCTGGGTGGACAACGTGGTGGTCAAGGTCCCCATGACCCCGGAGGGGTTGCGGGCGGTCGTGGCGCTGCGTGACCGCAACATCCGCACCAATGTGACCCTGGTGTTCACGCCGATGCAGGCGTTGCTGGCGGCCAAGGCGGGTGCGTACTTCGTGAGCCCGTTCGTGGGCCGCCTGGACGACATCGGCCACGTCGGCATGGACGTCGTGCGCGACGCGGTCGAGATCCTCCAGTCGTACGGTTACGACACGCAGGTGCTGGCCGCCAGCCTGCGCAGTCCCCTGCACGTGCTGGAGGCAGCCCGAGCCGGCGCCGACATCGCGACGATGCCGTTCGCCACGCTGGAGTCGCTGTTCCGACACCCCCTGACTGACCAGGGGATCGAGCGGTTCTTGGCGGATTGGCGCAGACTGCAGGCGGAGCTGGAAGACCGCCGCGCGAAGGTCGGCAGCTAACCTCCGACGGAGTTTCGCCGCAGGCGATCCCGAACACTCGCATCGAGAAGGACACCGACCGGGCGGGATGGCTCCGCGCCGGGTCGCCGCCTACGGAGGTGGGGTCAACTTGGCACTGGCAGAGCTGGAAGCCAAGAACCTGAGTGAACTGCAGGAGATGGCGAAGGAGCTCAACATCGCCAACTTCCGGCGGTACCGCAAACAGGAACTGGTGATGCGCATCCTCCAGGCGCAGACCGAGCAGTCGGGGCTGATGTTCCGCTCCGGCATCCTCGAGATCATGTCGGAGGGCTACGGCTTCCTGCGCGCTGCCGGATACCTGCCCGGCTCGGAGGACATCTACGTCTCACCGTCGCAGATCAAGCGGTTCGGGCTGCGCGTGGGGGATGAGGTGTTGGGCCAGGTACGGCCGCCCAAGGACAACGAGAAGTACTACGCGCTGCTGCGTGTCGAGGCGGTGAACGGCCTCGATCCCGAGCAGGCCCGAAACCGCCCCAACTTCGAGAGCCTCACCCCGGTTTTCCCCTACGAGCGGTTCAAGCTGGAATCCAACGGCGACCTGACCACGCGGATC encodes:
- a CDS encoding metalloregulator ArsR/SmtB family transcription factor is translated as MLMIAQPQAVGLKAKLFRGFADPSRLAILEALRAGPLTVTELVGLTGLGQSNVSNHLACLRDCGLVVREPRGRHTRYRLAERRVETLLRTADEVLAEVARGVYECTRYAANTPPRHISRR
- a CDS encoding DUF58 domain-containing protein, which codes for MIPSARLVALAAAGAAAVWIAPEGTGIGVLAAYNTALALLVIVDALLPPRPQQVAVRRTVPSVLSNGAANRVVLTATNRASRPVRLVVRDEFPHEFEASATQPTLHLAPGTSGEVAYTVRPRRRGAYRFGDIHFRLWGTLGLLQKTGRVSASRSVRVYPNLWELRKYELLSRRNRLAEIGLRAARRFGTGTEFESVREYVAGDDVRRINWKATARRGRPMTNEYDIERSRNVILVLETGRLMASWIGDVRKLDLVINAAVLVGQVAADNGDKVGLLAFGPRRAIYVPPRRGRSQVGRILRAIYDLQPERVEPDYEHALTDLWVRNRQRSLVVVFTELIDPEASQTILRPLVRLAARHQVVCVMVQDPPMVALGHRLPKDAVEAYEKALAASALRQRDRAVALLHSRGIPVVDRPPEALSIAVINKYLEIKGTARA
- a CDS encoding MoxR family ATPase, with the protein product MFERIAQTARRIADELAKAVVGQREVVDLLLVALLSRGHVLLEGVPGVAKTLLAKALARTLDCEFARIQLTPDLMPADVVGTSVFSVTEGTFHLRRGPVFTNVLLADEINRTPPKTQSALLEAMEERQVTIDGRRHALPEPFMVLATQNPVEYEGTYPLPEAQLDRFLLKVVVPYPDPDEEVEILNRFHAGFDPHRIVESSLRPVLPRAAIAELQGAVQEVTVAPQLIAYVGQIAARTRTSPTILLGASPRAAANLLVCSKALAALRGRDFVIPDDVKQLAYPVLRHRILLRPESEIEGITPDMAIREVVEAVPVPR
- a CDS encoding DUF4129 domain-containing protein — encoded protein: MIAVAAAARPAADQIRRWAAEAVEGLRPDPVQSLWQQLLEQVARWWDTIVLPTGGLSAGGAAAVVVALLSVVAVALLLRRTHIRMAHRSRAAHTSPQPETEDGDPEVARAAAAALAAAGRYRDAVRARYRAMLAELERRGALPPCPARTNWEAVAVLRTEPVGAPLWEATTVFERVWYGMAQAGPETYAQADRLCDAVERAQAAA
- the glpX gene encoding class II fructose-bisphosphatase is translated as MERALMLDFVKVTEAAALAAARLMGKGDNEAADAAAVQAMRSAMSELDIRGRIVIGEGERDEAPMLYIGEEVGAGNGSEVDIAVDPLEGTNLVAKGLPNAISVIAVSERGGILYAPDIYMEKLIVGPSSAGRVDLRWPVARNLNTIASSLRRSVHDITVVILDRPRHAELIQQVRDAGARIRLISDGDVSAAIAAAVSGTGVHAVMGVGGAPEGVLAAAALRCLGGEIQGRFWFRSDEERERVRCMGISDPDRVFFTEDLVPGRNVIFSCTGITDGDLFKGVLYFAGGMRTHTLVMTAASGEIRFVDSVYVTDRERIGAIRLL
- a CDS encoding DUF4350 domain-containing protein, whose amino-acid sequence is MTIRQKIGIAQMLLVAGALAALWWLNARIVQQRPPVQAPVPFSTFNSTESGMRAVLLLAQRMGIRAFAWRDPYDELAPRIAVLWTTPATVPSRDPAIARWVRSGGTLIYQGHPDQAPFLGEPSNRRAAALAPPAGRVRQVWGTPDVARDVRRVWVTTGVRGRPGTVLLADSAGPLITEHRLGAGRVVVIADSHLFTNRHLAAEDNAVLAANLLFRYADGRAVAFDEVVHGFGGQPRSPWSRLLGGNVGWGLVQVALAAALLALSAGSHLGPPVPLPEPERTRYAVEYVHSMASLYRRAGARRAAATALWDHWRREVAPRLGLSAASGPEVIASRLSERDRGGFRRALQVLEAGVRSDADLVEFAATLEKLRRQILGEGAVPYVRRSQSTKPRTLTENR
- a CDS encoding trypsin-like peptidase domain-containing protein; translation: MDPMSTTPYRVYTPPPPEAPPPPPPPRRGMGSGTVVLIVLLSLVGGALGGYFAPRALPQAPPQWSPGQPASPVTPGAGVTRVEREESVVIRVVEQVRPAVVNIRTVAVTPDFFGQLFPRQGAGSGVIVSPDGYILTNDHVVRGAREIKVTLLNGRTLDGRIVGTDPLSDLAVLKVDSQDRLPAAELGDSQALKVGQMAIAIGNPFGLGSTVTVGVVSALNRTIRDPASGVSLDNLIQTDAPINPGNSGGPLVNSAGQVIGINTAIIPQAQGIGFAIPSSVARTIMDQLIRTGTVQRPFFGIAYIEITPEVASAYGLAADHGVLVQQVVPGSGAERAGIRPLDILVELDGRKIERGADFQGEIFNRKVGDTVRVTVLRGGQRLSLDVTLGQRPPQ